TTTAGCGAAACATATTGGACAGGTAATGACGAGAGAACATTTGCTGCAAACAGTATGGGGCTATGATTATTATGGGGATGTTCGAACAGTAGATGTAACGGTTCGCCGCTTACGTGAAAAGATTGAAGATAATCCAAGCCACCCTACGTGGATTGTTACCCGCAGAGGAGTGGGCTACTATTTGCGTAACCCTGATCAGGAGTAATGCATGAATAAGGTTAGTTTTTTTCGCTCTATACACGTCAAATTCGTCATTATCTATGTCCTGCTTATTCTAGTGGCGATGCAGATAATTGGCGTTTATTTTGTTAGGCAGCTGGAAGAAACATTAAGGACAAATTTCCAAAATTCCCTAAAGGAACGTGTGAATTTACTCGCCTATAATGTGGTCGAAGAGATGGAAAAGAAAAGAACACCTGAAGATCCTACCCTTGAAGAAGAAATTCGGAAAATACTGCGTGATTTTGAATCGGCTGATATTTTTGAAGTGCGGGTGATTGAGGGTGAAACTCGAAAAATTGTTGGAACCTCCGATCCAAACCAAGTTGTGGTTGGTCAAAGAGACACGAACCTCCGTATAACCCAGTCGATCAATCTTGGAGAAGATTTGAGCAGTATCTTAATTGGAAACGGCGGTCATCGAATTTGGGTGCTGTCAACTCCAATAAAGTCAGGTAATACCGTCATTGGGGCCATTTATCTAGAAGCGAAAATTGAAAATGTATTTACCCAAATGAAAACCATCAATCGTATTTTTGCGACAGGAACGGGAATTGCTTTAGCGATTACTGCTATCTTAGGGATACTATTAGCTCAGACCATCACCAGGCCGATTGTAGATATGAGAAAGCAAGCACTGGCGATGGCGAAGGGAAACTTCTCACGAAAGGTAAAAGTGTACGGTCAGGATGAAATTGGGACCTTAGCAGTTACCTTTAATAACTTAACGAAAAAGCTTCAGGAAGCACAGGCTATGACCGAAGGTGAAAGAAGAAAGCTATCTTCTGTCTTATCGTATATGACAGATGGTGTGATTGCGACAGACAGGAAAGGCCGTGTCATATTAATCAATGATCCTGCGGCAGAGATGTTGAATGTTTCACGTGAAACAGTTCTTTCTCAGCCAATCGTTTCTTTATTAGGGTTAACGGATACAAATACGTTTGAGGATTTGTTAGAAGAAAAGGAATCATTGATTCTTGATTATAGTACAAAAAAGGAACCTTATATCCTCCGTGCTAACTTCTCTGTGATTCAAAAAGAGACTGGATTTGTTAATGGTTTGATTGCAGTCCTTCATGATATAACGGATCAGGAGAAAATTGATGCGGAAAGAAGAGAATTTGTGGCAAATGTATCGCATGAATTAAGAACTCCACTCACGACGATGAGAAGTTACTTAGAGGCGCTTGCCGATGGTGCATGGAAGGACGAAGACATTGCTCCTAATTTCTTAGAGGTAACGAGGACTGAAACAGAAAGAATGATTCGGTTGGTCAATGACCTCCTTCAACTATCTAAATTAGACAGCACAGATTATCGACTTAACAAAGAGTGGGTCAACTTTGTCGACTTTTATCATCGAATTATTGATCGTTTTGAGATGGCGAAAGAACAAAATGTCAGCTTCAAAAGGGAGCTGCCGAAGCATGCTATATTTGTAGAAATAGATGAAGATAAGATGACCCAGGTTCTTTACAATATTATCTCGAATGCACTAAAGTACTCTCCTGAAGGCGGCGAAGTTACTTTCTCCATAAAAGAGGAAGAAGAAAAAGTAATCGTCAGTGTTTCGGATCAAGGTGTGGGGATTCCGAAGGAGAATATCGGCAAAATCTTTGACCGTTTTTATCGTGTTGATAAAGCAAGAACACGGAAGTTGGGCGGGACAGGACTAGGTTTGGCTATTGCAAAAGAGATGGTTAATGTTCATGGCGGCATGATTTGGGCTGTAAGTGAAGAGGGAAAAGGAACGGAGATTTCCTTTTCGCTTCCATATGAACAAACGGAAGAGGATGAATGGTCATGAAATATGAAAATAGTAAATCAGCGATCTTAACATTTCTCATTCTGGTTAGCATTGTTTTAACTTGGAACCTTTGGACGTACCAGCCTAATTTTGACTTGCTGGAAAATGGCAATACGGTTGAAGAGGTAACGCTAAAAGAGAAACGGGAGCTTCACCAAATTATTAGTCCGGATCTGGTTCTTTTTCATCGTAATGGTCAGCATTTTGGAACCACAGATGCTGGCAGCTTAAATAAAATGATGAGTGAATTAAGGAAATGGTCTATCTATGATGTAGAAGATTATTCGGAGAATGTAGACGATATTAAAGAATTAGTCCATGGAAATGGAAATACAGAACTTGTTTTTCCTGCCGATATCCCGATTGAAATTTACCGAAGTGTATTGAAGTTCGAGGAGAAAAGAATTCCTGCCTTCAATTTTAATCGCATCGTTGTGAATGTTGAGAATTCTGAAAAGGGAAACGGTACGGTTTACTTTGTTTCTTCCGATTATCAGCACGTATACATCAGTCATATATCACCTAGTTTATTAAACGAATTTAACAAAAACTTTTATAAAAATGCAGAGCAGTATCAGCGTTATTTTCCATTTGAAGCGTCTGACCAGCGTACCGTCTATATCCCTGATGGAAACCTGGAAATGATGGAATATACCTATTTACCTGTCGTCTTAAATTCAGAGGCTTTCAAAGAAGCGTTGTTTAGTGATCCCAATTTCGTCCAAAGGGGCACCGTTTCTGGGGTAGAGGAATTTAGTGACGTTTCAAGTAAAATGACGGTTAATAATGAAACCAATATGCTGCTCTATGTGAATCCTACAGGTGAGTCCAATTATGTGGACGACTCTTATGATCTATTAAAGAGGAGTATTGATTTTATTAATGGACATGGAGGCTGGACAGACCCTTATCGTTATGTAGCAAAGGATGAAAAAAGGAAATCTGTTAAGTTCCGTTTATATAGTATCGACGGGTATCCCGTTTTTAATGAAAGTGGAATGTCAGAGATTGAGGAAGTATGGGGCAGAGATGAAATAACGAAATATGTTAGACCTAATATATCCTTGGAGCTTCCCTTAACCACAGAAATGGTAAAGGTAACTCTTCCAACAGGTTCTTCTGCATTGGAATTTCTCAAAACCCGAAAGAATTTTAAACCGGAATTACTAGAACAACTCGTTTTAGGATATCGGATGTCAAAGGATACAAGCGAAAATAAACTGATCCTCCTAGAGCCAGCTTGGTTTTACCGATATAACCAGACATGGGGACAAATCACAAAGGATGACCTGGGGGGATTGTTACATGGATTGGAGTAAAATAAAAACAATTTTTATTATTACGTTTTTGATTTTAGACGTCTATCTCTTATTTCAGTTTATGAAAATACGGGACGCTAATAAATATGAATATATTACACCAACCTCAATTGAAGAAATGCTGAAGATTGATGAAATCCGCTATAAAGAACTGCCAAAGGGGCCATTTAAGGATCAGTATCTAAGCGCAAAGCCCAAAATGTTTGCGAAGGATGATATTTTAAAACTGAAGGGGCAGACAACGGCACTAAAGGAACCCAGTACGTCTCTGCAGATGAAATTGGATAAACCTATACCTTTAAATGAAAAATTTGAGGCAGCAGATATTACTCCCTTTATTAAGGATAATGTATTGTATGGTGACCAATATCAATTTTGGAAAAAAGATGATAAGAAGAACACCATCACCTACTTTCAACATTATGGAAATATGACTTTATATGAAAATCTAAGCGGGATGCTTACGTTTCATATTGACGACAAAAATCAAATTGTGTCCTACGAACAGACCTATTTAGAGGATATAGAAAAAATGACAGAAAAGGAGGAAATCCTCCCTCCTTTGAAGGCACTGGAAACCTTGTACCAAAAGGGTATGCTGAAGCCAAAAAGCAAAATTACAAAAGTTGAACTCGGCTATTCATCATTAATTCAGCTCTCTGCTTCGCAAGCATTAGCGCCCACATGGCGTTTTGTGGTGGATGATAATCAAAGTCTTTTTGTTAATGCGTTAGAAGGTCAGATTATAGAATTTAACAGCGATGGAAATTAGATGTGGAGTGAAATCATATGTCATTACGTTATAGCATATTAGCGAGCGGAAGTACGGGGAATTCGCTTTATGTTGAATCAGACGAGCATTCTTTTTTAGTAGATGCAGGATTTAGCGGGAAGCAAATGGAGGCATTTTTTCAACATATAGATCGTGATATAAGCAAATTATCAGGGATATTTGTAACCCATGAACACAGTGATCATATCAAAGGGATTGGCGTGTTAGCCCGTAAATATAAGCTGCCAGTGTACGCAAATGAAAATACATGGCGTGCCATGGAGCGGTTGGTTGGAGAAATTCCAACTGAACAAAAGATGATATTTGGTACAGAAAGTGTAAAAAGCTTTGGTGCTACAGATATTGAATCTTTCGGAGTGTCGCACGATGCAGCAGAACCAATGTTTTACGTCTTCCATCATTCGGGGAAGAAATTGGTCTTGATAACAGATACAGGCTATGTGAGCGACAGGATGAAGGGAATCATCTCAAATGCAGATGCCTATATTTTTGAGTCCAATCACGATGTTCAAATGTTACGAATGGGAAGATATCCTTGGAATATTAAACGAAGGATTTTAAGCGATCTTGGGCATGTTTCCAATGAGGATGCGGCGATTGCTATGAGTGAGGTCATCGGGGACAATACGAAACGTGTTTACCTGGCACACTTAAGTCTCGACAACAATATGAAGGATTTGGCAAGAATGTCAGTTGCACAAACACTTCAAAGCCAGGGGTTAATTGTCGGTGAGGGATTTGATCTCTATGACACAGACCCTAAAGTGCCAACGATTTTAACCGCGGTATAATCTAAGAACAAAGATACTTCCTATTTGGTATCTTTGTTCTTTTTTTTATAAAATGGTTTTGGACAGAGTATAATTGTAACTATAAGCCAAAATATTAATTAGTTGCTTATGAAAGGGAGACGTGGTGAAAATGGGTTACTATGATGATCATTCACAAGGACGTAACCAAAAAGTGAATAGGAACAGAGGTAGTTTTTTACTTGCAAGTATTGTTGGTGCAATACTTGGAGCCATGCTAGTTATCATTTCAATTCCGGCCTTATCTAATGGAGGTTTCCTTCCCTACAATGTACAGCCCAATCAGAGTCAATCTGCAGGGACAAATGATAATAACCAGGACAATTTTGTACAGCAGCAGGTGTCCTATGATGTAAATACGAATACTACAAAAGCTATTGATAAGGCTGCCGATGCAGTAGTTGGGATTAATAATATACAAACCTCTAACTTCTGGTACGACGAGGGTGGAGACGACCAAGGGCCAGCAGGTACAGGGTCAGGGGTCGTTTATAAAAAGGCAGGAGATAAGGTTTATGTTGTGACCAATCATCATGTAGTTGAAGGTGCTACACAGCTGGAAGTGACCTTAAATGATGGCACAAAAATTCCTGCAAAACTTCTCGGTTCAGATGTTTGGACCGATTTAGCTGTACTTGAAGTTGATGCAGGCAAGATTAAAAAAATAGCTGAATTTGGTGATTCTGATGCCTTGAAGATGGGGGAACCGGTAATGGCAATTGGAAATCCACTAGGTGCCACCTTCTCTGGTTCGGTTACGCAAGGGATTATTTCAGGGATTAATCGGACAATCCCTGTTGATATTAACCAAGATGGTATTATGGATTGGCAGGCAGAGGTACTACAAACAGATGCAGCCATTAATCCTGGTAACAGTGGAGGGGCATTAATTAATATTGCCGGACAACTTATTGGCATCAACTCGATGAAAATTGCTCAAAATGCCGTTGAGGGGATTGGGTTATCAATACCGATTAACTATGCAAGACCGATTATTAATGACCTAGAACAATATGGCGAGGTCAGACGACCTTACATGGGAGTTGACTTAAAATCGGTTGCTGAAATTCCGGGTTATTATCAAGAAGAAGCCTTAAAATTACCAAGGGACATTAACTATGGTGTAGCTCTTCGCCAGGTTGTGCCGAATTCACCTGCAGCACAGGCTGGATTACGAGAGCTAGATGTTATTGTAGAGATGGATGGGAAAACCATACATGACGTAATTGATCTTAGAAAGCATTTATATCAAGAGACAAAAATAGGCGACCAAATGGAGATTAAATACTATCGAGAAGGTAAGCTGCAAACAACCAAGATCACTTTAGCAGAAGATCAATCTTAAAAGGTAAAACAGGAAGGTGTTATCACCTTTCTGTTTTTTTATGGTATAGTGGTTGGTTGAATGATGCTGTTTGGTAAGTAAATAATAAGGTAAATAGTGAATTGATAAGGAGGCGAAAAAATTGATTTATTGCTGTGAGGAACATGTAGATTTGGCACTAGATAACGTTGTGGAAGAGTTTGAAACCTTTCCAGTCTTATCAAAAGTAACTGGGGATAACTTATCAACAGGTTGTGAGTATTGCCAAAATAGAGCTGTATATATTGTGGCGAACAAATGATTCCATACAAGATGTGGATAAAAAATGTGGACATGTGGATAACTTTTGTGGATAAGTTGTTTGTAAACTGTTTGTAACATAAAAAAGAGGGTTGTGGATTGTGAATATCTCAATTGTTACGGTTGGTAAATTAAAAGAGAAATTTTTAAAATTGGGAATTGACGAATATTTAAAACGACTAAATGCGTATGCGAAAGTGGAAGTCGTCGAAGTAGCGGATGAAAAAGCACCAGAGGAATTAAGCGAGTTAGAAATGATTCAGGTCAAGCAAAAAGAGGGAGAAAGAATCTTGGCTAAGATAAGCCAGGACACATATGTAATTGCCCTCGCAATAAATGGGAAAATGCAATCTTCTGAAGAGCTAGCGGATACGCTAGATAAATTGGCTACATATGGGAAAAGCAAGATTGCTTTTATTATCGGAGGATCGTTAGGATTAAGTGATGAAGTGCTAAAACGTTCAAACGAACAGCTCTCTTTTTCAAAAATGACCTTCCCCCATCAACTGATGAAATTGATTCTAGTAGAGCAAATTTATCGAGCTTATCGAATAAACCGGGGCGAGCCATATCATAAATGAGGATTTGAATATTAAACCAAAAAAAGCAATCGCAAACCGCCACAATGGCAAAGTGAGAGTGAAGAATAAATGGTGGATATCAGCAAAATTATTCAAGGGAAAAATCTATCTGAAGTAGAAGTCCAA
This genomic stretch from Neobacillus niacini harbors:
- the walK gene encoding cell wall metabolism sensor histidine kinase WalK; this translates as MNKVSFFRSIHVKFVIIYVLLILVAMQIIGVYFVRQLEETLRTNFQNSLKERVNLLAYNVVEEMEKKRTPEDPTLEEEIRKILRDFESADIFEVRVIEGETRKIVGTSDPNQVVVGQRDTNLRITQSINLGEDLSSILIGNGGHRIWVLSTPIKSGNTVIGAIYLEAKIENVFTQMKTINRIFATGTGIALAITAILGILLAQTITRPIVDMRKQALAMAKGNFSRKVKVYGQDEIGTLAVTFNNLTKKLQEAQAMTEGERRKLSSVLSYMTDGVIATDRKGRVILINDPAAEMLNVSRETVLSQPIVSLLGLTDTNTFEDLLEEKESLILDYSTKKEPYILRANFSVIQKETGFVNGLIAVLHDITDQEKIDAERREFVANVSHELRTPLTTMRSYLEALADGAWKDEDIAPNFLEVTRTETERMIRLVNDLLQLSKLDSTDYRLNKEWVNFVDFYHRIIDRFEMAKEQNVSFKRELPKHAIFVEIDEDKMTQVLYNIISNALKYSPEGGEVTFSIKEEEEKVIVSVSDQGVGIPKENIGKIFDRFYRVDKARTRKLGGTGLGLAIAKEMVNVHGGMIWAVSEEGKGTEISFSLPYEQTEEDEWS
- a CDS encoding YycH family regulatory protein → MKYENSKSAILTFLILVSIVLTWNLWTYQPNFDLLENGNTVEEVTLKEKRELHQIISPDLVLFHRNGQHFGTTDAGSLNKMMSELRKWSIYDVEDYSENVDDIKELVHGNGNTELVFPADIPIEIYRSVLKFEEKRIPAFNFNRIVVNVENSEKGNGTVYFVSSDYQHVYISHISPSLLNEFNKNFYKNAEQYQRYFPFEASDQRTVYIPDGNLEMMEYTYLPVVLNSEAFKEALFSDPNFVQRGTVSGVEEFSDVSSKMTVNNETNMLLYVNPTGESNYVDDSYDLLKRSIDFINGHGGWTDPYRYVAKDEKRKSVKFRLYSIDGYPVFNESGMSEIEEVWGRDEITKYVRPNISLELPLTTEMVKVTLPTGSSALEFLKTRKNFKPELLEQLVLGYRMSKDTSENKLILLEPAWFYRYNQTWGQITKDDLGGLLHGLE
- a CDS encoding two-component system regulatory protein YycI, translated to MDWSKIKTIFIITFLILDVYLLFQFMKIRDANKYEYITPTSIEEMLKIDEIRYKELPKGPFKDQYLSAKPKMFAKDDILKLKGQTTALKEPSTSLQMKLDKPIPLNEKFEAADITPFIKDNVLYGDQYQFWKKDDKKNTITYFQHYGNMTLYENLSGMLTFHIDDKNQIVSYEQTYLEDIEKMTEKEEILPPLKALETLYQKGMLKPKSKITKVELGYSSLIQLSASQALAPTWRFVVDDNQSLFVNALEGQIIEFNSDGN
- a CDS encoding MBL fold metallo-hydrolase; this translates as MSLRYSILASGSTGNSLYVESDEHSFLVDAGFSGKQMEAFFQHIDRDISKLSGIFVTHEHSDHIKGIGVLARKYKLPVYANENTWRAMERLVGEIPTEQKMIFGTESVKSFGATDIESFGVSHDAAEPMFYVFHHSGKKLVLITDTGYVSDRMKGIISNADAYIFESNHDVQMLRMGRYPWNIKRRILSDLGHVSNEDAAIAMSEVIGDNTKRVYLAHLSLDNNMKDLARMSVAQTLQSQGLIVGEGFDLYDTDPKVPTILTAV
- a CDS encoding S1C family serine protease produces the protein MGYYDDHSQGRNQKVNRNRGSFLLASIVGAILGAMLVIISIPALSNGGFLPYNVQPNQSQSAGTNDNNQDNFVQQQVSYDVNTNTTKAIDKAADAVVGINNIQTSNFWYDEGGDDQGPAGTGSGVVYKKAGDKVYVVTNHHVVEGATQLEVTLNDGTKIPAKLLGSDVWTDLAVLEVDAGKIKKIAEFGDSDALKMGEPVMAIGNPLGATFSGSVTQGIISGINRTIPVDINQDGIMDWQAEVLQTDAAINPGNSGGALINIAGQLIGINSMKIAQNAVEGIGLSIPINYARPIINDLEQYGEVRRPYMGVDLKSVAEIPGYYQEEALKLPRDINYGVALRQVVPNSPAAQAGLRELDVIVEMDGKTIHDVIDLRKHLYQETKIGDQMEIKYYREGKLQTTKITLAEDQS
- a CDS encoding CxxH/CxxC protein codes for the protein MIYCCEEHVDLALDNVVEEFETFPVLSKVTGDNLSTGCEYCQNRAVYIVANK
- the rlmH gene encoding 23S rRNA (pseudouridine(1915)-N(3))-methyltransferase RlmH is translated as MNISIVTVGKLKEKFLKLGIDEYLKRLNAYAKVEVVEVADEKAPEELSELEMIQVKQKEGERILAKISQDTYVIALAINGKMQSSEELADTLDKLATYGKSKIAFIIGGSLGLSDEVLKRSNEQLSFSKMTFPHQLMKLILVEQIYRAYRINRGEPYHK